A window of Bacteroidota bacterium contains these coding sequences:
- the rpsJ gene encoding 30S ribosomal protein S10 — MSQKIRIKLKSYDYNLVDKSAEKIVKTVKSTGAVVSGPIPLPTHKRIYTVLRSPHVNKKAREQFQLCSYKRLLDIYSSTSKTVDALMKLELPSGVEVEIKVP; from the coding sequence ATGAGCCAGAAAATCCGCATCAAACTGAAATCCTACGATTATAATCTCGTTGATAAGTCGGCTGAGAAGATCGTTAAAACGGTTAAAAGTACCGGTGCAGTTGTGAGTGGACCAATTCCGCTGCCAACACATAAAAGAATTTATACCGTATTGCGTTCGCCGCACGTGAATAAAAAAGCACGCGAGCAATTTCAGCTTTGCAGCTACAAGCGACTGCTGGATATTTACAGCTCAACTTCCAAAACAGTAGATGCTTTGATGAAACTCGAATTACCGAGCGGAGTTGAAGTAGAAATAAAAGTTCCCTAA
- the fusA gene encoding elongation factor G, with product MMSDLKFTRNIGIAAHIDAGKTTCTERILYYAGVNHKIGEVHDGAATMDWMVQEQERGITITSAATTCFWNYRDNKYKMNIIDTPGHVDFTVEVNRSLRVLDGLVFLFSSVDGVEPQSETNWRLANNYNVTRIGFVNKMDRAGADFLNVVKQVREILGGNPVPLQLPIGGEENFKGVVDLINNRGIVWNEADQGMTYDVVPIPADMLEDVAHWREKLLESVSEFDDKIMEKFFENPNSITEVEILAALRKACLANKVVPMVCGSAFKNKGVQTMLDYVMELMPSPVDKENIKGINPDTEEEVSRKPDVTEPFTALAFKIATDPFVGRLAYFRCYAGHLDSGSYVLNTRSGNKERISRIFQMHANKQNQIPFIDAGDIGAAVGFKDIKTGDTLCDENHPIVLEAMNFPEPVIGLAIEPKTQVDLDKLGVALAKLAEEDPTFRVNTDEDSGQTIISGMGELHLEIIVDRLRREFKVEVNQGAPQVNFKEAITGTIEHREVYKKQTGGRGKFADIKFTLSPVDADFVPDAKNGGLQFENEITGGNIPREFIPAVEKGFRASMVNGVLAGYPIQTMKVILTDGSYHDVDSDSLSFEICAKTAYREATPKAKPILLEPIMKVEVLTPEQNMGDVVGDLNKRRGQIEGMDSRAGVQVVKAKVPLSEMFGYVTQLRTITSGRASSTMEFSHYAEAPRSTSEEVIAKANGKKTVKA from the coding sequence ATTATGAGCGACTTAAAATTTACAAGAAATATCGGGATTGCTGCACATATTGATGCGGGCAAGACAACGTGCACGGAGCGGATTCTCTATTATGCAGGAGTCAACCACAAGATCGGTGAAGTTCACGATGGAGCTGCAACAATGGACTGGATGGTGCAGGAACAGGAACGTGGTATTACCATTACATCTGCCGCTACAACTTGTTTCTGGAATTACCGGGACAATAAATATAAAATGAACATCATTGATACACCGGGTCACGTTGACTTCACTGTGGAAGTCAATCGTTCGCTTCGTGTATTGGATGGTCTTGTTTTTCTTTTTTCTTCTGTTGATGGTGTAGAACCCCAATCAGAAACGAACTGGAGACTTGCAAATAATTACAATGTCACCCGCATTGGTTTTGTAAATAAAATGGATCGCGCCGGTGCCGATTTTCTGAATGTTGTAAAACAGGTTAGGGAAATCCTCGGTGGAAATCCGGTTCCATTACAACTTCCTATTGGGGGTGAAGAAAATTTCAAAGGGGTAGTTGATCTTATCAATAATCGTGGAATAGTATGGAACGAAGCGGACCAGGGAATGACGTATGATGTTGTTCCGATTCCTGCCGATATGCTGGAGGATGTTGCTCACTGGAGAGAAAAATTATTGGAATCAGTTTCGGAATTCGATGACAAGATCATGGAAAAATTCTTCGAGAATCCGAATTCAATTACCGAAGTAGAAATTCTTGCCGCGCTTCGCAAAGCTTGTCTTGCCAATAAAGTTGTGCCGATGGTTTGTGGGTCTGCTTTCAAGAATAAAGGAGTACAGACGATGCTCGATTATGTAATGGAATTAATGCCATCACCTGTCGACAAAGAAAATATCAAAGGAATAAATCCTGACACAGAAGAAGAAGTTTCAAGAAAGCCGGATGTAACGGAACCATTTACTGCACTTGCATTCAAAATTGCAACGGATCCTTTTGTAGGACGTCTTGCTTATTTCCGTTGCTATGCAGGGCATCTTGATTCCGGTTCTTATGTTTTAAATACACGTTCTGGTAACAAAGAACGGATTTCGCGCATTTTTCAAATGCATGCAAATAAACAGAACCAGATTCCTTTTATTGATGCAGGTGATATCGGAGCAGCGGTTGGATTCAAAGACATTAAAACCGGGGATACACTTTGTGATGAGAATCATCCTATTGTTCTCGAAGCAATGAATTTTCCTGAACCGGTCATTGGACTTGCAATAGAACCTAAGACGCAGGTAGATCTTGATAAGCTCGGGGTTGCACTTGCAAAACTGGCCGAAGAAGATCCTACTTTCCGGGTAAATACTGATGAAGATAGCGGCCAAACTATTATCAGCGGAATGGGCGAATTGCATCTCGAAATTATTGTCGATCGTTTGCGTCGTGAATTCAAAGTTGAAGTTAACCAGGGCGCACCACAGGTTAATTTCAAAGAAGCAATTACGGGAACAATTGAGCATCGTGAAGTTTATAAGAAGCAAACAGGCGGTCGCGGAAAATTTGCTGATATCAAATTTACACTCTCACCTGTCGATGCAGATTTTGTTCCCGATGCGAAGAACGGTGGATTGCAGTTTGAGAATGAAATTACCGGTGGAAATATTCCGCGAGAATTTATTCCTGCAGTGGAAAAAGGATTCCGTGCTTCAATGGTGAACGGTGTTCTCGCTGGATATCCAATTCAAACTATGAAGGTGATCCTCACAGATGGTTCCTATCACGACGTGGATTCCGATTCTCTTTCATTTGAGATCTGCGCTAAAACTGCTTATCGAGAAGCTACCCCAAAAGCTAAACCGATCCTGCTTGAACCAATCATGAAAGTTGAAGTACTTACACCTGAGCAGAATATGGGAGATGTTGTCGGAGATCTTAATAAACGTCGCGGACAAATTGAAGGAATGGATTCCCGCGCGGGAGTGCAGGTAGTAAAAGCAAAAGTTCCTCTTTCTGAAATGTTCGGTTACGTTACACAATTGCGTACGATTACATCAGGCCGTGCTTCTTCCACAATGGAATTTTCACATTATGCAGAAGCACCGCGCAGCACTTCAGAGGAAGTGATCGCAAAAGCAAACGGAAAAAAAACTGTAAAAGCATAA
- the rpsG gene encoding 30S ribosomal protein S7: MRKARAKKRPLLPDPKFQDLLVTRFVNSLMYQGKKSGAYNIFYDAIEIVQKKGEQDGLETWKKALTNVTPNVEVRSRRVGGATFQIPQEIRPERRTALGMKWLISYARIRNEKSMAGRLAAEILAAAKEEGAAFKKKEDTHRMAEANKAYAHFRL; encoded by the coding sequence ATGAGAAAAGCAAGAGCAAAAAAACGTCCGCTGTTACCTGATCCTAAATTTCAAGATCTTTTAGTAACACGATTTGTAAATAGTTTGATGTACCAGGGAAAAAAATCCGGTGCCTACAATATTTTTTATGATGCGATCGAGATCGTTCAGAAAAAAGGAGAGCAGGACGGATTGGAAACCTGGAAAAAAGCGCTGACAAACGTTACTCCGAATGTGGAAGTTCGCAGCCGCCGGGTAGGTGGAGCAACATTCCAGATTCCGCAGGAAATTCGGCCCGAGCGCCGCACAGCTCTCGGAATGAAATGGCTTATTTCGTACGCGCGTATACGAAATGAAAAATCAATGGCCGGTCGTTTGGCAGCTGAAATACTTGCAGCGGCAAAAGAAGAAGGTGCTGCATTTAAAAAGAAAGAAGATACCCACCGGATGGCAGAAGCCAATAAGGCCTATGCACATTTCCGTCTGTAA